In Desulfobacterales bacterium, the DNA window ATGCGGGAATATTATAAGAATCCGGCGGCCACTGCCGCTGCGATCAAGGACGGATGGCTCTACACCGGGGACATGGCCAGAGAGGACGCAGACGGGTTTATATTCCTGGTGGACAGAAAGAAAGACGTGATCAACTGCGGCGGCGAAAATATATTCCCGGTGGAGGTGGAAAACCATATCCATACCCACCCCGATGTAAAGGATGCAGCCGCCATCGGATGTCCTGATGAGCGTCTGGGAGAGATCGTCGGCATCGTCATTGAAACCGTACCGGGAAAGACCCTTACCGAGGAGCAGGTCCTGGCGTTCTGCGCGGAAATGCCCAGATACCGTAGGCCGCGAAAGGTCTTTTTCGGAAATATTCCCCGCAACCCCACGGGCAAGATTGAAAAGGTCAAACTGAGGAAACAGTATATCGGGGCGACAAATCCATAACGCAGGGATTGAATCCCGATCAGATGCAGAAAAAATTTCTCAGGGTAAAAATATTAAATGCCCGCCCCGGGCGAATTTTATTTGACTTCAAGGGATTGCACTTTTATAATCAGCAACTTTCGGCGTGCGTTCATTTTACCTTTAATCAAACAAGGGAGGGTGCTATGAAACAATTCCGTTTAGTGTGTGCGTTGCTCACCGTTTTTTTTCTGGCCGCTTCTCCGGCAATCTGTGCTGACAAATACGATTTGAAACTGATGACCGGCCCCATGGGCGGCTCCTGGTACCCGCTGGGCGGGGCCATCTCGGATGCCGTCCAGAAAGCGATTCCAGGGGTGACGCTGGCCGTAACCCCCGGGGGCGGCGTTGCCAATGTGGAAGGGGTCCAACTCGGAAAAGCCGACCTGGGCTTTTCAAACTCCAGTTCAGGAGTGGACGGCGTTAGTGGACGTCCCCCGTTTAAAAGCAAAATGGACAAGGTGCGACAGCTGGCCAACCTGTACCCGCAATATTTTCAAATGGTGGTTCCGGCGGACAAGGGCATCAAATCAGTGGCCGACCTGAAGGGAAAGGTCATCTCTCCGGGCCCCAAAGGGCACACCGGTGAGTTTGCCTCCCGGCAGCTCCTTGGAATTTACGGGCTTTCCTACAATGACATGGCCAAGGTGCACCATGTGGGTTATAACGACACCGTTTCATTGATGAAAGACGGCCATTGCGATGGATTTCTCCTGTGCACCACGGTCCCGGCCTCCTCGATCATGGATCTGGCTTCCACCCGCAAAATCGACCTGATCAGTATGCCCGACGACAAAATCAAGGCCATGCAAAATCTGAATTCCGGATACATACCCAGAAAGATCCCCAAGGGGACCTATCAGGGGGTCGATCACGACATTGCCGGTTTCGGATTTTTTACGCATCTGATTGTCAGTACCGACCTCCCCGATGAACTGGTCTATAAAATAACCAAAGCCATGGTTGACAACCTGCCCAACTATGCCAATGTGGTTTCCGCCATGAAGGGGTTAACAGCCGAGGACCTGGCCCTGGACATCGGAGTTCCTTTCCATCCCGGCGCGCTTAAATACTACAAGGAAATCGGCGCCATCAAATAGGACCTGCGCCGATGTTTCAGCGCAGCTTGAAAAAGCAGATTCGATATATGTTGGCAATATCACGTGGGTGGGGCTCCCGGGATGCGGTCGCGCCTGGGGGTCCCCCACGCGGTTAAGAAGGACCGAATTCCAATGCGCACGCCGCCGCTGCCGCGTGTCGACGGGCCAGGGGCTTGTGCATTGCGGCCGGAACTGATTCGGAACGGATCTTTCCCTGCAGAACAATGACTTCTATAGCGGTTGTCAAAAAAACGTTCCGTTATCTCAACGTTTTTTTCTAAAACCGCTTATACCGCAATTCATTCTCGGAACTTTATTATGGAAAGCGGTATACCTGCCACGCCGGAATATTGCCATACACGGGCCTCATTGCGGGCAGCATTTAAATCTTCGCGTCACGATTTGTTATGCGGCATCCCGATATCGGAACGTGACAGCCGAATATACCCTCACCGGAAAGGGCATCCGATGAAGAAACTGATCAGTGCTACTGGAAAGACGGTAACCGTTCTGGCCGTTGTCATGTCCCTTTATCATCTCTACACGGCAGCCGTCGGCCTGCCCGAGGCCATGCTGCACCGCATCACCCATCTATTGTTTACGCTGGGTTTGATCTTTCTGATGAACATCTCGAGCCGTACCGAAAAAGAGAAAATAAAAATTACTTCGGATGTGTTGCTGCTGGTGTTCACACTGTGGTCCCTGGTGCATCTGTACGTGAATTATGACTACGTGATCACCCGTTATCCCTATATTCATCCCCTGACCCCCTGGGACTTTCTGCTGGGAATCCTATTGACGCTGCTCCTTCTGGAAGCTTCGCGCAGAGTGATCGGATGGGCCCTGCCCCTTACCTCGATTGCATTTCTACTGTACGCGATATTCGGCAATTATCTGCCGAATATGATCCGTCATACGGGGTTCAGCATCGAAACCATTGTCGATCAGCTCTATTTGACCACCGAGGGGATTTTCGGCATTCCCCTGGGCGTCTCCTCCACCTATGTCATCCTCTTTGTCATCTTCGGCGCGTTTCTCGAACGGTCCGGAACCGGCCAGTTCTTCATGGATTTTGCATCGGCCCTGGTGGGGGGGTCGACCGGGGGGCCCGGAAAAATCGCCGTCGTCTCCTCAAGCCTGTTCGGGACCATCTCCGGCAGCGCTGTGGCCAACGTCATGGTCGATGGCTGGCTGACGATTCCGCTGATGAAGCGGACCGGGTTCAGGCACGAATTTGCCGCCGCCGTCGAGGCCACCGCTTCCACCGGCGGGCAAATCATGCCGCCGGTCATGGGGGCGGCCGCCTTCGTGATCAGCGAGTTTACCGGGATTCGCTACATCGATCTTTGTAAACATGCCCTGATTCCGTCCATTCTTTATTATCTGGCGTTGTTCATGGCCATCCACTACGAGGCGACCAGGACCGGACTGCTGGGTCTTCCCAAATCGGAAAGGCCCAACCTGAGCGATGTCCTGCTGGCAAAGGGACACCTGATGATTCCGCTGCTCGCCATCATTTATTTCATGCTGGCCGGTTACACTCCGATGTACGCCTGCATCTATGCGACCCTTTCCGTCATAGTGATTTCTTTAATCAAGGCGGACACGCGTATGGGCCCGATAAAAATCCTGCGGTCCCTTGAATTCGGGGCCAAGAATATGCTTCCGGTTGCCTGCGCCTGCGCCTGCGCCGGCATTGTGGTGGGAATCATCAACCTGACGGGCCTCGGACTGAAATTCACCGGCATGATTCTTCACTTTTCCGGGAATTCGCTGGCACTTGCGCTGGTCCTCACGATGTTCGCCGGGATCATCCTGGGAATGGGACTTCCCACGACGGCCGCTTACATCGTCCAGGCGGCCCTGCTGATTCCGGCGCTGATCAAGCTGGGCGTTCCGCTGATTGCCGCCCATCTTTTTGTTTTCTATTTTGCCATCATCTCCGCCATCACGCCGCCGGTGGCCATGGCGGTTTACGCTGCCGCCGGCATCAGCGGTTCCGATTTGTGGAAGACCGGTATCGCCGCACTGAAACTCGGGGCCACGGGTTTCATTATCCCCTATATGTTCGTTTACGGCCCCTCGCTCCTGCTGATCGGCAAACCGGTTAACATTTTTCTGTCCATCATCACGGCATCGGTCGGCGTGACATCGCTTTCAGCCGCGCTGGTGGGGTGGTTTTTCAGAAAAACCCATTACGTGGAAAGAGCGATGCTGCTGGCGGCGGCCCTCTTCCTGATCAAGCCGGGGGTTTTAACCGATCTGGCCGGGGCGGGTTTGCTGCTTATCGTCATCTTGTCTCAGAAATTTCGGAAGGTCGTCGCCTGAGCAGCCAGGCTGATGCAATACCCGGCGGCGTCTTGAAAATGGGGCGCGTCGTTTGACCTGCTGCTGCCGGAAAAAATGAAAAGGGAAATAGCAATGACGCAAGATTCAGATGCAAAGATCATGGCCGTTTTCTGCGATTTTGAAAATGTTGCCATCGGTGTTCGCGATTCAAAATATGCCCCGTTCGATATTGTCAAGGTTCTCGATCGGCTGCTGCTGAAGGGAAACATCGTGGTCAAAAAGGCCTACTGCGACTGGGCGCGCTACCAGGATTACAAGTCCGCGATGCATGAGGCTTCCTTTGAATTGATCGAGATCCCCCATGTGCGGCAATCCGGAAAAAACTCGGCGGATATCCGCATGGTCGTCGATGCGCTGGACCTTTGCTACACCAAAGAGCATGTGGACACCTTCGTTGTCATCAGCGGCGACTCCGACTTCTCGCCGCTTGTCAGTAAACTTCGCGAGAACAACAAGACCGTCATCGGCGTCGGCGTTAAAAATTCGACGGCAGACCTGCTCATCGCCAATTGCGACGAGTTCATTTATTATGATGATCTGGTCCGACAGAAAAAACCCCAGCGAAAAACGCCGGCAAGCAAGGCAAAACAAAAGCCTTCCCCCACCCCAAAAAGCAAAGCGGCGCCTCCCGCCGAGGACAAAAAGCAGGAAGCCTGGGATCTTATTGTCGCGACTTATGAGGCCCTTTTACAGGAGCGCGGAGAGGAGGAAAAGATATGGGGGTCCATGATCAAGCAGGCCTTAAAGCGCCGCAAACCGGGCTTTAATGAATCCTATTACGGATTCCGTTCTTTCGGCGCGCTGTTGGAAAGCGCCGAAGCCCAGGGCATCCTGGAGCTTGAACGCGACCAGAAGTCGGGCGGTTTTATCATAAAAATCCCACATACCATTTGATTTTCTTTTGGGTCCGATTCCCCGCGGCTTGCCGCAAGTCGTCATTCCGACGAAGGCGGCTGTGTCGTAATTATAAAAGCCGGCACTTCAATATTTTCCGTCATTCCGGGCTTGACCCGGAATCCAGCATATTCTCATTAATTTGCATGCAAGCTAAAAAAAGATTGCCAACTTAAGTGCGATACGCTATAAGCACGCGTCGCATGAACCACGGGTTGAAACGACCCGTGGTTTTTTATTGGAGGCACAGCTTTTATTTGCTGGAAAACTATATTTGTAGCGGTTGCTAAAAATACATTCCGATTCAGCCGCCGGATAATTCCGTTTCAATCGGCAAAAACTCGCAAATAAAAGCGCGTAACAATTGAACCCGGCGTGGATATCAAGACCGTTTAAAGCGGATCAATTTTTGAATGAATTTAGTCAAATGGATAATGTTCAATTGAACGCGCTCTAATTTGCTCAAACAGTTTGCCGACTGAAACAGAACCATCCGACGACTGGAGTAGCAGTTATATGGAGATCATTCAATTGGAACATATTTGTGACAACAACTAATTAGAAAGTGTGATAAAGGAACAAATTATGATCAGCGCATCCAACGTGGCGCTTGTCTATGGCAAGCGCATTTTATTTAAAGACGTCAATATCAAATTCACCCCCGGAAACTGCTACGGCCTTATCGGCGCCAACGGCGCCGGCAAATCGACTTTCCTTAAGATCCTGTCCGGGGAGATCGAACCCGACAAGGGGACGGTGGGCGCAGTGCCCGGGGAGCGCATCGCCGTCCTGAAGCAGGACCAGTTTGCCTTTGACGAGGAATTCGTCGTCAACACGGTGATCATGGGCCACGAGCGGCTCTATGCCGTCATGATGGAACGGGACGCCATTTACGCCAAGGCGGATTTCACCGAAGCGGACGGCATCCGATCCGGTGAACTGGAGGCGGAGTTTGCCGAGATGAACGGCTATGAAGCCGAGTCTGAAGCGGCGGTTCTCCTCAACGGTCTGGGGATCCCCGAAGCGCTGCGCCACCTGAAGATGAAAGAGCTGGAGGGGGGGGACAAGGTCCGCGTGCTTCTGGCCCAGGCCCTGTTCGGCAACCCCGATGTCCTGCTTCTGGACGAACCCACCAACCACCTGGACCTCAAGTCCATCGCCTGGCTGGAAGATTTTCTGGCGCGCTGCCAGAATACCGTGATCGTGGTTTCCCACGACCGTCATTTCCTCAACCAAGTTTGTACCCACATTGCCGATATCGACTACGGCAGGATCCAGGTTTTTGTGGGCAATTACGACTTCTGGTGTCAGGCGAGCCGTCTGATCCAGAAACAGAAACAGAACGAAAACAAGAAAGCGACGGAAAAGGTCAAAGAACTGACCGCGTTTATCCAGCGCTTCAGCTCCAATGCATCCAAGGCCAAACAGGCCACTTCCCGGAAAAAACTTCTGGAAAAGATTACCCCGGATGAGTTGCCGGTCTCGTCACGAAAATACCCATGGATCGCCTTCCGGTCTGAACGTCCCTGCGGGAACGTGATCCTGGAAATCGAAAACCTCAGCAAAACCATCGATGGGGAAAAGGTTCTCAACAACTTCGGCATGGTGTTGAACGGCGGGGATAAGGTCGCCCTTGTCGGGGACAACAGCCTGGCCAAAACCGCCCTGTTCAGGATCCTGGCAGGGGAGACGGCGCCGGACGCCGGCAGCTTCCGATGGGGCCAGACCGTCACCACCGCTTACTTCCCCAAGGAGAACAGCCGCTTTTTCGAAACCGACATGCCCCTGGTCCAGTGGCTGCTGCAGTACGCGCCGGATGAGGGGGTGAACTTTGCCCGGGGCTTCCTGGGCCGCATGCTCTTTTCCGGGGAAGAGGCCATGAAAAATACCGGGGTTCTTTCCGGCGGGGAGAAGGTGCGCTGCATGCTCTCCCGCATGATGCTGAGCGGCTCCAATGTGCTCCTGCTGGACGAGCCCACCAACCACCTGGACCTGGAGGCCATTACCGCGCTTAACGAAGGACTCATGGCCTTTCCCGAGGTGATTCTCTTC includes these proteins:
- a CDS encoding TAXI family TRAP transporter solute-binding subunit, encoding MKQFRLVCALLTVFFLAASPAICADKYDLKLMTGPMGGSWYPLGGAISDAVQKAIPGVTLAVTPGGGVANVEGVQLGKADLGFSNSSSGVDGVSGRPPFKSKMDKVRQLANLYPQYFQMVVPADKGIKSVADLKGKVISPGPKGHTGEFASRQLLGIYGLSYNDMAKVHHVGYNDTVSLMKDGHCDGFLLCTTVPASSIMDLASTRKIDLISMPDDKIKAMQNLNSGYIPRKIPKGTYQGVDHDIAGFGFFTHLIVSTDLPDELVYKITKAMVDNLPNYANVVSAMKGLTAEDLALDIGVPFHPGALKYYKEIGAIK
- a CDS encoding TRAP transporter permease, with the translated sequence MKKLISATGKTVTVLAVVMSLYHLYTAAVGLPEAMLHRITHLLFTLGLIFLMNISSRTEKEKIKITSDVLLLVFTLWSLVHLYVNYDYVITRYPYIHPLTPWDFLLGILLTLLLLEASRRVIGWALPLTSIAFLLYAIFGNYLPNMIRHTGFSIETIVDQLYLTTEGIFGIPLGVSSTYVILFVIFGAFLERSGTGQFFMDFASALVGGSTGGPGKIAVVSSSLFGTISGSAVANVMVDGWLTIPLMKRTGFRHEFAAAVEATASTGGQIMPPVMGAAAFVISEFTGIRYIDLCKHALIPSILYYLALFMAIHYEATRTGLLGLPKSERPNLSDVLLAKGHLMIPLLAIIYFMLAGYTPMYACIYATLSVIVISLIKADTRMGPIKILRSLEFGAKNMLPVACACACAGIVVGIINLTGLGLKFTGMILHFSGNSLALALVLTMFAGIILGMGLPTTAAYIVQAALLIPALIKLGVPLIAAHLFVFYFAIISAITPPVAMAVYAAAGISGSDLWKTGIAALKLGATGFIIPYMFVYGPSLLLIGKPVNIFLSIITASVGVTSLSAALVGWFFRKTHYVERAMLLAAALFLIKPGVLTDLAGAGLLLIVILSQKFRKVVA
- a CDS encoding NYN domain-containing protein — translated: MTQDSDAKIMAVFCDFENVAIGVRDSKYAPFDIVKVLDRLLLKGNIVVKKAYCDWARYQDYKSAMHEASFELIEIPHVRQSGKNSADIRMVVDALDLCYTKEHVDTFVVISGDSDFSPLVSKLRENNKTVIGVGVKNSTADLLIANCDEFIYYDDLVRQKKPQRKTPASKAKQKPSPTPKSKAAPPAEDKKQEAWDLIVATYEALLQERGEEEKIWGSMIKQALKRRKPGFNESYYGFRSFGALLESAEAQGILELERDQKSGGFIIKIPHTI
- a CDS encoding ATP-binding cassette domain-containing protein gives rise to the protein MISASNVALVYGKRILFKDVNIKFTPGNCYGLIGANGAGKSTFLKILSGEIEPDKGTVGAVPGERIAVLKQDQFAFDEEFVVNTVIMGHERLYAVMMERDAIYAKADFTEADGIRSGELEAEFAEMNGYEAESEAAVLLNGLGIPEALRHLKMKELEGGDKVRVLLAQALFGNPDVLLLDEPTNHLDLKSIAWLEDFLARCQNTVIVVSHDRHFLNQVCTHIADIDYGRIQVFVGNYDFWCQASRLIQKQKQNENKKATEKVKELTAFIQRFSSNASKAKQATSRKKLLEKITPDELPVSSRKYPWIAFRSERPCGNVILEIENLSKTIDGEKVLNNFGMVLNGGDKVALVGDNSLAKTALFRILAGETAPDAGSFRWGQTVTTAYFPKENSRFFETDMPLVQWLLQYAPDEGVNFARGFLGRMLFSGEEAMKNTGVLSGGEKVRCMLSRMMLSGSNVLLLDEPTNHLDLEAITALNEGLMAFPEVILFASHDHQFVSTVANRIVELTPEGAIDRHMNFDDYLASAAVAKEREVHYCGESALAL